From the uncultured Fibrobacter sp. genome, the window GTGAATTTTTGCGGGATAGCTACGAGGAACGGCATAAGGGCGACTGGCGCTTCAGTCATCGCTATATTGCCGATCGTGCCGGTTTCGATGCGTCGATGTTCAACAAGATTCTGCAGGGCAAGCGTAACCTGACGGTACGTCTTGTCTCTGTTTTTGCCGATATTTTCTGTAGCGATGCCCGCGAAAAGGCCTACTTTGCCGATATGGTGGCGTTCAACCAAGCAAAGAACCATTCCGAAAGTCGCCAGTACCTGGAAAAGTTGGTGGCGACCAAGGAATGCAAGGTCGAAGAGGTGGCGAAGGACCAGTTCGAATACTTTGACCACTGGTACCATGCGGTAATTCGTGAACTGGTGACTTTTTATCCGTACGTGGGTGACGATGCAGCACTCGGTTTGATGGTTCGCCCGCCGATTACGGCCTCGCAGGTGAAGTCTTCGATTGCGCTGTTGGAACGCCTCTCGATGATCAAGAAGAACGAGGTGACCGGCTTTTACGAACAGACGCAGGGCCTGATTTCGAGCGGTTCGGAATCTTTCAGCACGGCGGTCAACTCTTACATTCAGCAGAACTTGAGCGTGGCACAAGATGCCATGGACCGTTTCGAACGCGGTGAGCGCAATTTGTCGACGCTAGCCTTTGCCTGCGACGAGCCGACTTATAAGGAACTGGTCGAAATGGTGCGTCGCTTTAGGCGCGAAGTTTTGGCGAAGGTGGGGCAGTGCGAAAAGCCTAATCGCGTGTTCCAGCTGGGAATGCAGCTGTTCCCGCTTTCGGATCCGTATCCGCCGCCGCAGCGCCGTGGACGTAAGCGCCGTATTCGTGGGCTTGAAAAGACCGACGGTGATGTGCTGGTTGTTGCGGATGTGGCAGAGACGCGTACTGATGGCGAAACTATCGAAGGGGGTGTCGATGCGTAGTACTTTAAAAAGATCGTGGACTTCGGCTTTGCCGGAAGCCGCGTTGCTTGGCTTGGGAATACTTGCCGTCGCCCTGCTTTCGGCATGTTCCAACGATAAGAGGGATGTCGCTGGCGGTACCGAGGCGGAATCGACTATCGCTTTGCAGTTGCAACTGGCGGACGGCAATGTCGCCGCGTACAGTCGCGTTCGTGTTCTTCCTGAAGATTATTTGCCGGAAACGGCGAATGCCGCAGAATGGACGGAGTCGGATGTCAACGGTTATGTGAAAGTTCCTGTGGAGCCGGGCTCCTACACGGTGGAAGCTCGCCATGTCGATGGAACGGTCGCGACGGGTGCGGTTCGCAGTGTAGCTCTCGATGCCAAGACTCCTGATTCTAGGGTCGATACGCTTGAACTTGGGGCCCTTTCTACGATCGAAGGCTATGTCATGCTTGGTGACTCGATGCCGGTCATTCGCATCGCGGGACTTGACCGCTTCGTGATTCCCGACAGCACGGGACATTTTGTGATCGATTCGCTCCCGGCGGGTAGTTTCGAGGTGCAAATAGGCGATCCGCTTGCAGCCCATTCGGCAAAGATTGAATCTGCAACGGGAGATACCTTATTTGTAGACTGTTCGGCACCGGATGCGGAAATTCAGGTGACAAAGCCTACTCAAACGGCCGCAACTGATTTTCCTGATGGTGATTGGAGTATGCACGACGCTCTCCTCGCCGAAGCCGATGGCTATGCTGCGGCTGTTCCCGGTGGTATGAAGGTGCTTGGCGCGGCTGGTTTTACCGATAGTTTAGGTACTATTTCCGAGGCCGAAGGTGAAATCTGCGTCGTGACGACTACGGCGGATTACGTCATCGTCGAAGATACGACGGAAGTCGATTCGGCCGGAAATGCGAAAACGACCGCCGTGATTGCACCGGGATCCCTTCGCGAGTGCGCCTACAAGGAAGGTCCAATATGGATTTTGTTCGAAAAGAGCGGTACCTACAATTTGGAATCTCCGCTTCGACTCGGTTCCGATAAGACTTTCGACGGCCGTGGGCGAGATATCCGCATTACAGGCATGGGTATTCTGACTCAGGAATCCAGCAATCTGATTTTTGAAAACCTGACATTTACCGCACCCGCTATTACGGTACAGGATACGAGTTCACGCCGAGCGCTTTCGCTCCATAATGGAACGCATCATGTCTGGGTCGACCATTGCGTGTTCGAAGAATACCCGCTGGTGGAACTCGATGTGAAACGAGGTTCCCACAACGTGACGATTTCTTGGTCGCGCTTCGAAAATGCACAGACCGGTGTCCTGTTTGGCCTGGCGGCTGACATCATTATGGATACGGCGCAGAGCTTGACCATGCATCACAATTATTTTGCGGGACTTTCTCGAGACGGTATTCTTGCTCACGGAGGAAAACTGCATGCTTACAATAACTTCTTTGACTCTGTAGAAAAGTCGGGCGTGGTCTGTTCCGATTCGGCGCATTGCCTGATCGAAAAGAATGTGTTCAACAATGAGTTGCCCGTGACGCTTTATCGCTGGTATTATGAGGACGGAACTCCGGTCGATTCAACCGTCGGCTTCGTTAAAATGGTGGAGAACCGATTTGCGTTGCTGGAACCTGCCGACAGTGCCGTGGCTAATGGTGATGCGCTCGGCTACAAGCCTGATTACAAGTACAGCGCCGATGTCGCCGATGTGGGCCTTGCCCTAAAGGTGAAAAAGGAGAGTGGTGCTCGATAATGTCATCCCCGACTTGATCAGGGATCTCCTTTTTGTAGCCTTACTATATTTATAATATGAAAGAAAAACTACCGGCTTTCTTGTTTATGCTCGCTATTCCGCTGTCGATTGTTCTCTACCTCAAGGTGGAGGCGGCTTCGGGCTCCGAAATCGTGGCGCTCCTGTCGGCGGTAGGGCTTTATTTGGTCATCTTTTTTCTGCTCGCGATGTTCTTCAATTCCCGCGCAAAAGATGCGGACGGTAAGGCTGTATCGGCATTGGATCATTTATTTGCAGAGAAAAAGACGAGGGCGGAACTTGCCCGCGAAGAAATCCTGCGCAAGCAGAAGGAAATTGCAGAAAGTCGCGATAACCAATCGAAGTGATTGCCTGATATCGGAATGTACGCGCAGCTCCGCGCTTTGGACTTATAGAATGCAAAAAAGTCGCCCAAAAATTGGGCGGCTCTTTTGTTTGAGGTGTTTTAAACTTTTAGCGGAGGTCGGCGACGCAACGGACGTAGAGGCCTTTGCTCATGCTTTCGTCGGTGCGGTTGATGCTACGGCCAATGCTGCGGAATTCCCAAGAACGGGCGGTGTTCTTTTTCACCTTGGAAGCGGACCAGTAGTGACCGGTGTTGTCGCCTTCGCAGTAGCCGTCCCAGTCCTTGCAACCGCCCTTGCCCAGATTGTTCCAGTCGAGCTTGGACTGGTCTTTCTGGTAATCGCGCCATTCGCCGTCATTGGGGAGGTGCCAGCCGGAGGGGCATGCCTTGGCGGCTTCCTTATGGTTGTAGAAACGTCCGAATTTCTTGCAGTTGCCTTCGTCTTCGAGCAGGCACTGCTTGGGGGTGGAAAGGCTGAAGGCGAGGTTGTTTTTCATCCATGCCTTGTCGCCCTTGATTTCGACCTTGTAGGTCTTGCCGTCACGCTTGTCGGTGAGGGTGCGGCCATCTTGGGAAATGTTCTTGCTCTGAAGGGCGAGCGCGAAAAGTTCTTCGTCGGAGAGGTCCTGCTCGATGTGTCCGAGTTTTGCTCTCTTGCTGGAGGTGTGGGTCATGTTAGCCTTGTTCGAAATCTTGGCGACCTTGTGGTGAGCCATTTTCGGACCTGCGGCAAAGCTTGTGCCACAGCAAAGGGCTACGACGGCTGCAACCGTGATAACACGGGCCGAACCCATGACCAAGCGATTGAAATTGAATCCTAACATCACACACAACTCCCTTGAGGCTTTTTGGCGCCTACACTATTGAATATATACAGGAGTTGAGGAAAACGAAACTTACAAATTTGTGTTATATCCGAAGTGTGATTCCTGCTACATTCGGACCGACCCATAGTGAAAATTTTTGGTTACGGTCCTTGTGCATCTCAAGAATTCCAAGGCTTACGCCGGTGCCGACCAATGCACCTACGACAACGTCACTAACGTAATGTTTGCCTGCGGCGATGCGGAGAACGCTTTCGAGTCCGGCAAGCGAGTAGGCGGTTGCGCAAACGATTCCCTTGTAGGGGGAATTCGGGTAGACCGTCTTGAACCACTGGTCGGTAAAGGTGGCTACGGTAAAGGCGGCGGTGGCATGCCCCGAAAAGAACGAACCGTAAGCTTCGGCCTTGGCGTTTCCCGCTTTTTCCTTGCCGGCTTCCGTCCCTGAACGGGTAGAGGAGGCGTACATGTAGGGGCGGGGCCATACCTCGAGCGAGCGGATGGCGAGGTTGATTCCGTTCCCGATGCCGACGGCCTGCAAAAGCATTACGGTAAAGGTTGCGAATTCACCCCCGGTAGAATTCCCGCTGTACCAGGCGATGCCCCCTACCGCGAGTGGGCCAAGGGCGAAAACGGAGCCGATGTCGCTAGCCCTGTCGGCGCTTTTGCTGTAGCGGCCGGCTAGGGGTTTGTCCCAAGGCAATAGATCGCCCTTGTCTTTTAGGGTTTCGGGGGTGTCCATGCGGGAATAAAGGAACATTCCCATTCCAAACATGCCTCCGGCAGCCAAGGTGACGGGAAGGTCGTTTTCAAGGGATAGCTTGTAGGTGGGGCGTTCGGTTTCTGAGGCTTGTGCAAACCCCATTAAGAACGAAACGGCTACAAACAATGACCTTTTGAAAAATCGCATACAGCCCCTAAGCTAAAAAATTTATATTGCTCTAAAGAAAACGAATGGAGCTTTTGTGGCAGATTCTTTAAATATCCGCGAACCGATTGTACCTAGTATGGATCTCTTTGGGGCCATTTCCGACGAAATGCGCCTTAAAATTCTTTTGCTTTTAGACCAGGCGGAATTCACCGTCAACGAAATCAAGGATATCCTGGATATTCACCAGAGCAATGCGAGCCGTCACTTGGCGAAACTGTCGTCGTGCAACTTGCTCAAGGACCGTCGCGACGGTATCAAGGCGTACTACCGCTTAAGCGAGGACTTGTACATGAGTGGCCGTATGCTGACCATGATTCGCGAAGCCTACGAAGAACTCCCGGACAAGGACATCCTTAAGTGCCGTGCCGCCCAGGTGCTCGAAGATCGCACCGACAAGACCAAGGGCCAAATCCACAAGCTCGACCAGGCGGGCGGTAGCCTCAAGGCGCAAATCAGCCTGTTCGGTCATCTGATGTATCCGTTCGAAAATGCGGTTGACGTGGGCTGCGGCGAAGGCGGTGACCTCACGCTGATGCTCTGCAACTGTTGTAAGCACGTGACGGCGCTTGACTGCGACCCGAAAATCATCAGCGGACTCCAGAAAATACTGAAGCAGAAGGACATCCAGAACGTGTCGCCCAAGGTGGCCGATATGGTCAATACGGGACTTCCCGATAATTTTGCCGATCTCGTGCTCATGAGCCAGGTGCTTCATCACGCCAAGGATCCGCGTCTTGCCCTCAAGGAGGCGGTCCGTATCCTCAAGCGCGGCGGTACGCTTGCCCTGCTTGACTTGGCGCAGCACAAGGAAGAATCCTTCCGCACCACGCACGGTCACATTTGGCTTGGCTTCGATCGCGGTCAGCTCGAATTCTTTGTCAAGGAATTCAACTGCGAAGTCGTTTCGAGCGAAATCATCCCGAGCGAAAATGAAGTCGACAAGAAACTGCCCGTTATCTGCATGATTCTGAAAAAGAAATAATCGGCATGCCCCCGTGTCATCCTGAGCGGAGCCCGACAGGCGAAGCGATATACGAAACTTGGCAACTTGTTGCCTTAGTTGAGTTTGGTTCGAAGGAGCAGGATCTCTACTGAATTTTTTTTCATTTTTCTGTTGCGTGTAGAGAAAAAATTGTATATCTTTGGGTAAAGAGCTTTTGAAAGGAGAATATTATGGGAAAAATTCTTAAGTATGTCGCCATTGCAGCGGCCTGCATCATCTCGGCCTTTGGCGTGTATTGCCTTATCAAGTATTCTTCTGCCGACGACAAGCTCGAAAACAAGTCGGAAGAGTAGTTTAATACGCATCTTTTAGAATTTGGCGGTTGCAAGGAGCATCCGCCTTTTGGCGTATAAAGCCATTTCCTCATTATTTTCATCAAATTAATCTCTCGTCTTTCGTCTTTCGTCTCTCGTCTTTCTACATTATCCGCATGAATTTTTTAAACAAGAAGCCTGCTTTTTTTGTGGCGCTTTCCGCCATTTTCCTTGGAATCTTGCTGATCGTGTTCCGCGATTTTGCGTTCGACCCGAATCAGCTCATGCTCAACAGCGACCAGTTGAACGGTATCGGTAGCCGAATTCTGCGTGCCGAAAGTGCCGTGCTCACGGAATGGGACGACTCCCGCCTGGGTGGTGTGCCCACAATCGACGCCTTGTTTGCCGACGCCTACCACCCGCTGGTATGGGTGCAGTTCCTGATGGACCCCGCACGCGCCGTGGGCTTCAAGTTTATCCTCACGCTGTGGGTGGCTTTCATGAGTGCCATGGCTCTCGCCTGGAACCTGACGGGAAACCGCTGGTGGGCGGGCTTGCTTGGCATGCTTTACGCGTTCTCGCCGGAATATTTCACTTACATTTACGGCGGCCACGACGGCAAGATGATGGTCTTTGCGATTACTCCGCTTGCGCTGCTCGCTATCAGGAAAATTGTGCGTTCGGGTAGCATTCCCTATATGATAGTGCTTGCGCTCTCGGTCGCGTGGATGATTCTCGGTTCGCACCTGCAGCTCACTTACTTGTTCCTGTGGGGCGCCGGCCTTTATACGCTTTACGAAGTCGCCTTCCATTGCGATGCCCTGAAAACTCGCGGCAAGCGTCTTGGCCTTGCGGCGGTGGGCCTCGGCTTTGGCCTTGCGCTTTCGTGCTTCCAGATTGTGCCGCCTTACATGTACACGACGACGCAGTCGGTGCGCGGCGACGATAGCCACACCAATTACGGCCACGCGGTTAGCTGGTCCTTGCACCAAGAAGAAATGGCGCAGATCCTGTTGCCGGGTTTTGTGGGCGTAGACGTTTACGAACAGAACGAAAAGACGGGCGACCTCGAAGGTTCCTCTTTCGTGAGTTTCTCGATGGATGAATACCGCAAGCTGGGTGGAGGTTCTCCGTTCTACTGGGGGCACAACTTTTTCAAGCTCGATCATAACAATGCGGGTACCTTGCTGACGTTCCTCGGATTCCTTTGCCTGTTCCTGCCGGGCAAGCGTCGCTATGCGGCGTTCTGGGGCCTGGGTGCTGTCGTTGCCTTGAGCTACGGCATGGGCGACCATTCTCCGCTGTTTAAGCTGTGGTACAACGTGCTCCCTGGCGTCAAGAACTTCCGCGCTCCGGGTATGGCCCTGTTCTGGTTGCCGCTCTTGCTGGTGATGATGGCTGGCCCGGTTTTGAAGGCTATTTCTGGTGACGCGAAGACTCCTGAAGAAGCTGCCGAAACCGAAGATAACCGTCGCGCCTTGCTGCATGGTTCTGCCATGTACGGCGTACTCTTGGTGCTCGCCTTGATCGCCCGTTATGCCTGGACGACCTTTATCGGCCCTGTCGGCCTGGTGGTGATGATTGTTTATGCCGCCCTCTGCCTTGGCGTAATGAGCCTCGACGACCAGAAGAAAAAGCTCACGGCCGCAAACCTAGCCGAAGCGTTCCAGAAAGGACTTCCGGCGACTCCGCGTGCAGTGCAGGCCTGCATCTTTATCGGCTTTGCCTACCTCGGCGTGATGCTTATGAGCGGCCAGAAACTTTTGGAAGATTCTGTTACGGCGCCCTACTTTAAGCCGCTTAACGAAATCGTGATGAATGCGACTGCCGGCAAGACCATCCCGAGTTTTGTGTTGGTGCTGGTGATTGTCGCGGTGACGCTCTTTGTGTTCAAGTGGAAGGCGGGCATTGCCCAGAAGGCGGGGGTACTTGCTCTTGCCGCAGGTGTTGAACTCTTCTTTATCGACGGAGCTTTCATCCAGAATGTCTCGGCAAACGAATACTTGCAGCCGACCAACCCGGTCGTCGCAGCGATTAAGGCACCGTACAAGACCGATTCGCTGAATACACCGCGTGTGCTTTCGCTTTCCCGCAACAAGGCCTTGAGTGGAAACGCATTCCCACAGTACAATCTGCGTAATGCCGACGGTGTTCACGATAACGAACTTGCGAGCTACCGCGCTTTCCGCGGCGGTCAGAATGACGCCAACTACTTGATGAACATCAATGATCCGACGGCGGTGCATCCGTTCCTAGACTTGATGAACGTGGGTGCCATCATTTTCGATAGTCGTCAGGGAACAACCTATATGCCGATTCCCACGGCAATGGGCGAGGCCTACCTTTACGGCGAAGCGGTCGTGATGGATGATTCTGCAGCCATCAAGACGCTCCAGACTCAGGCCGCAATCCGCTCTTCGACAGATTCAGGGAACTTAACTGAATCGGTGACAGAACCTGCTGCTGATTCTGCCGCAGCTTCGGCCGATAACGCTGTGGTTGATTCCGCAAAGACTGGTTCTGCAAGTGCGGCCGCTGCGGAATCTGCTGCTGTCACTGTTCCCGCAGCACCTGAATTCGGTGATGTCGCGGGAAAGTTCTTCTACAAGGAAAAGGTTATTTTGTCGGAAAAGCCGGAATTCGACGGCAAGGGTAGCGTGGCTGCCAAGGGGCCGATTCAGGGTTACGCTAAGTTGGTTGCCAGTCCGAAAATGGATACGCAGGTGTTTAATGTGACGGCAGACCGCGAAGGCTTTATGGTGGTCGCGGGCAACTATCATCCGTATTGGAAGGCTTATGTGAACGGGAAGGAAACCAAGGTCTATAAGGCGTTTGGAACCTTGCGCGCCGTGCAGATTCCGGCGGGTAAGTCCGAAGTTCGTATGGAATACCGCAGCGCTCCGTTCCACAAGACGGTTCTTGTGAGTGTGATTGCCGCCGTGTTGCTGATAGTTCTCGGTGCGGCCGCTGCCGTTCGCTGCCGCAAAAAGTAAAACTTACTCTTTTAGATAAACGCTTCGCCCGTCGTTGAACATCAGGATGACGGGCAATTTTTTTGTTGCGAAAACGTTGCCTTCGAGAACACCGCTTTTCAAAAGCAGGCCGTTCAGGCTGAAAGCCTTGTACGGAGCATTGCTCGTGACATCTGCGATTAGGAAGCGGCTGGGGCCGACTCGTGTGAATTGGAGTCCGCGGGCTTGTCTTGAAATCTGCAATGCAGTAATATCCTCGGCGGCGAACTTGTAATCTGGGCAAGTATTCAATGTGTCGAGAAGAATGGTGAATTCTCCGGCAACGGCCGCAAGTGCGAGCGGCATGTCGATCATGTCGACATCTTTTCCTTCGTTTCGTCTTCTTGCTTCGGGCGGATTGAATTCACAGCCGGAGTAACCGAATTCTTTGTTGTAGAATTTTTTGCACAAATTAAATACATGCGACACAAGGGAATCCGCCTGTTCGGCCGTTCCCTTGAAAACGCCCGCTTTCTGCAGGCGCGGAAATTCGTCTTTGTACACGTCTTTGTGCTTCACAGTGAAAAGCGAGTCTGTGCGTGTGCTCTCGTCTTCGGAATACGTGACTCGTGCTACCTTGACCACCTTCTTGGTGACAATCACGATCATGGTGGAATCCAGTTCGGACCTGTATACCCATGCTGTATCAGTGCTGGAGGCGTTCTTTACGGCGGGCTCGCGCTGGCTCATCTTGGAGAGGTCCAGGTAGTCTCCTTCGAACAGGTAGAGCGCTGTCGCTGGGTACCCCATGTAGACATCGGTGCTGCCGCCCCCGCCCTGATGGTGGGTGACGTTGCATTCCGCCGCCTGTAAACTTGCGACTCCGATGCCAGCAGCGAATACGCCCGCAAACAGAAATTTGGTGAATTTCATGCTCTTTTCTCCTTATTAACCTTTCGTATGGAAAATAGTAAAAAAAGAGCCCGATTTTCAAGGCTGTCAAAAATAAGTGATTTGAGTTATCGGATGCTGCCGTTTTCCAGCTCGTCCCGCAGCATGTTCGAAGCGGCGGACTTGAAAATACTCCTCATGAATTCGTCGTAGCCGGGTTCACCCTTCTTGGGGTGGCGCCTGGGGGCGCTGGCTGCGATCCTTTTCTTCAGTTCGAGAATTTCCTTTTCGTCCATATTGGCCTCGTTGGTTTGTGGTCCTATTAAATATCGATTGGTTTGCACAAATTGTCAAGAAATCCCTGAAAAAAAAACAGGTGCCCGCTTGGAGCACCTGTTTTAATTTTGTTGGTTTGTCGCCGAATTACTTCAGTTCCTTGAGAGCCGCCTCGTTCTTAGCAATAATATCTTGCTGAGTAGCGAGCTTGGTGCGTTCGGCGTTTACCACAGCTTCGGGGGCGCCGCTCACGAACTTTTGTACTTTCGCTTCGCTCAAGTACCAAATGCTGGGCTCGGTCATATCCATGCAAGCATGGC encodes:
- a CDS encoding metalloregulator ArsR/SmtB family transcription factor → MADSLNIREPIVPSMDLFGAISDEMRLKILLLLDQAEFTVNEIKDILDIHQSNASRHLAKLSSCNLLKDRRDGIKAYYRLSEDLYMSGRMLTMIREAYEELPDKDILKCRAAQVLEDRTDKTKGQIHKLDQAGGSLKAQISLFGHLMYPFENAVDVGCGEGGDLTLMLCNCCKHVTALDCDPKIISGLQKILKQKDIQNVSPKVADMVNTGLPDNFADLVLMSQVLHHAKDPRLALKEAVRILKRGGTLALLDLAQHKEESFRTTHGHIWLGFDRGQLEFFVKEFNCEVVSSEIIPSENEVDKKLPVICMILKKK
- a CDS encoding phosphatase PAP2 family protein, with the protein product MGFAQASETERPTYKLSLENDLPVTLAAGGMFGMGMFLYSRMDTPETLKDKGDLLPWDKPLAGRYSKSADRASDIGSVFALGPLAVGGIAWYSGNSTGGEFATFTVMLLQAVGIGNGINLAIRSLEVWPRPYMYASSTRSGTEAGKEKAGNAKAEAYGSFFSGHATAAFTVATFTDQWFKTVYPNSPYKGIVCATAYSLAGLESVLRIAAGKHYVSDVVVGALVGTGVSLGILEMHKDRNQKFSLWVGPNVAGITLRI
- a CDS encoding right-handed parallel beta-helix repeat-containing protein; translated protein: MRSTLKRSWTSALPEAALLGLGILAVALLSACSNDKRDVAGGTEAESTIALQLQLADGNVAAYSRVRVLPEDYLPETANAAEWTESDVNGYVKVPVEPGSYTVEARHVDGTVATGAVRSVALDAKTPDSRVDTLELGALSTIEGYVMLGDSMPVIRIAGLDRFVIPDSTGHFVIDSLPAGSFEVQIGDPLAAHSAKIESATGDTLFVDCSAPDAEIQVTKPTQTAATDFPDGDWSMHDALLAEADGYAAAVPGGMKVLGAAGFTDSLGTISEAEGEICVVTTTADYVIVEDTTEVDSAGNAKTTAVIAPGSLRECAYKEGPIWILFEKSGTYNLESPLRLGSDKTFDGRGRDIRITGMGILTQESSNLIFENLTFTAPAITVQDTSSRRALSLHNGTHHVWVDHCVFEEYPLVELDVKRGSHNVTISWSRFENAQTGVLFGLAADIIMDTAQSLTMHHNYFAGLSRDGILAHGGKLHAYNNFFDSVEKSGVVCSDSAHCLIEKNVFNNELPVTLYRWYYEDGTPVDSTVGFVKMVENRFALLEPADSAVANGDALGYKPDYKYSADVADVGLALKVKKESGAR
- a CDS encoding FISUMP domain-containing protein encodes the protein MLGFNFNRLVMGSARVITVAAVVALCCGTSFAAGPKMAHHKVAKISNKANMTHTSSKRAKLGHIEQDLSDEELFALALQSKNISQDGRTLTDKRDGKTYKVEIKGDKAWMKNNLAFSLSTPKQCLLEDEGNCKKFGRFYNHKEAAKACPSGWHLPNDGEWRDYQKDQSKLDWNNLGKGGCKDWDGYCEGDNTGHYWSASKVKKNTARSWEFRSIGRSINRTDESMSKGLYVRCVADLR
- a CDS encoding TIGR02147 family protein; amino-acid sequence: MVNLFEYLNYREFLRDSYEERHKGDWRFSHRYIADRAGFDASMFNKILQGKRNLTVRLVSVFADIFCSDAREKAYFADMVAFNQAKNHSESRQYLEKLVATKECKVEEVAKDQFEYFDHWYHAVIRELVTFYPYVGDDAALGLMVRPPITASQVKSSIALLERLSMIKKNEVTGFYEQTQGLISSGSESFSTAVNSYIQQNLSVAQDAMDRFERGERNLSTLAFACDEPTYKELVEMVRRFRREVLAKVGQCEKPNRVFQLGMQLFPLSDPYPPPQRRGRKRRIRGLEKTDGDVLVVADVAETRTDGETIEGGVDA
- a CDS encoding YfhO family protein → MNFLNKKPAFFVALSAIFLGILLIVFRDFAFDPNQLMLNSDQLNGIGSRILRAESAVLTEWDDSRLGGVPTIDALFADAYHPLVWVQFLMDPARAVGFKFILTLWVAFMSAMALAWNLTGNRWWAGLLGMLYAFSPEYFTYIYGGHDGKMMVFAITPLALLAIRKIVRSGSIPYMIVLALSVAWMILGSHLQLTYLFLWGAGLYTLYEVAFHCDALKTRGKRLGLAAVGLGFGLALSCFQIVPPYMYTTTQSVRGDDSHTNYGHAVSWSLHQEEMAQILLPGFVGVDVYEQNEKTGDLEGSSFVSFSMDEYRKLGGGSPFYWGHNFFKLDHNNAGTLLTFLGFLCLFLPGKRRYAAFWGLGAVVALSYGMGDHSPLFKLWYNVLPGVKNFRAPGMALFWLPLLLVMMAGPVLKAISGDAKTPEEAAETEDNRRALLHGSAMYGVLLVLALIARYAWTTFIGPVGLVVMIVYAALCLGVMSLDDQKKKLTAANLAEAFQKGLPATPRAVQACIFIGFAYLGVMLMSGQKLLEDSVTAPYFKPLNEIVMNATAGKTIPSFVLVLVIVAVTLFVFKWKAGIAQKAGVLALAAGVELFFIDGAFIQNVSANEYLQPTNPVVAAIKAPYKTDSLNTPRVLSLSRNKALSGNAFPQYNLRNADGVHDNELASYRAFRGGQNDANYLMNINDPTAVHPFLDLMNVGAIIFDSRQGTTYMPIPTAMGEAYLYGEAVVMDDSAAIKTLQTQAAIRSSTDSGNLTESVTEPAADSAAASADNAVVDSAKTGSASAAAAESAAVTVPAAPEFGDVAGKFFYKEKVILSEKPEFDGKGSVAAKGPIQGYAKLVASPKMDTQVFNVTADREGFMVVAGNYHPYWKAYVNGKETKVYKAFGTLRAVQIPAGKSEVRMEYRSAPFHKTVLVSVIAAVLLIVLGAAAAVRCRKK